In Sporichthyaceae bacterium, a genomic segment contains:
- a CDS encoding error-prone DNA polymerase: MGWGNPPMPWRELERRLSGKFNPRGENRPPKLAFGEEPERPGSHHRAPYKPRAIEPVTDTVPYAELHAHTNFSFLDGAGHPEEMVEEAVRLGLSALAITDHDGFYGVVRFAEAAARYRLPTVFGAELSLGLTQPQNGICDPEGNHLLVLARDPDGYARLSTAISDGHAAGGEKGRPVHDLEALGAAADGHWLVLTGCRKGAVPAALAGGDAAAAARELDRLIALFGKENIAVELTDHGHPTDSERIDALVELAARSRVPTVVTGNVHYAAPNRRRLATALAAVRSGRSLDELAGWLPAAGTAHLHTGAEMRGRFARYPDAVARAAQFGAQCAFDLALIRPRLPDFPVPPGHTAMSWLRELTERGAAERYGPRGAERQPGAYAQIDHELAMIEQLDFPGYFLIVHEIVEFARAQHILCQGRGSAANSAVCYALGITAVDAVYYDLLFERFLSPERGEPPDIDIDIESERREEVIQHVYTRYGRRHAAQVANVISYRPRSAVRDMAKALGYSLGAQDAFAREAHRYDATPTNHDDIPDEVLELATQVARFPRHLGIHSGGMVICDRPVVEVVPVEHARMENRTVIQWDKDDCASPLVNLVKFDLLGLGMLAALHGCFDMVKDFHGTEWTLATLPKEEPEVYDMLCRADSVGVFQVESRAQMATLPRLKPRCFYDLVLEIALIRPGPIQGGSVHPFIRRRAGKEPITYPHPSLENCLRRTLGVPMFQEQLMQMVVDAAGCTPTQADRVRRAVGSKRSAEQIAALRAELYEGMARTHGITGATADEIFNLIAAFANFGFAESHSISFALLVYASSWLKLRYPAAFCAALLNAQPMGFYSPQSLVADARRHGVEVRRPEVNVSAASAGLEPHGPDDAEPGTVLGRAAVRLGIDSVRGIGSELAERIAAGRPYADLADFALRTGAGAAHIEALATAGAFDGLGVARREALWAAGAVAENRPDRLAGTVLGGRAPQLPAMTVVEQTMADLWATGITPDGHPMEHVRGQLPDGVLSVAGLGERRNRDRVSVAGVVTHRQQPQTASGTIFLNLEDETGMLNVICSPGAWARHRRIARDSAALIVRGRLERTDEVISLVAEAFTPLQVATGGRSRDFR; this comes from the coding sequence ATGGGGTGGGGGAACCCGCCGATGCCGTGGCGGGAGCTGGAACGTCGGCTGTCCGGCAAGTTCAACCCACGGGGGGAGAACCGACCGCCCAAGCTCGCCTTCGGCGAGGAACCGGAACGGCCGGGCAGCCACCACCGCGCGCCCTACAAACCCCGCGCCATCGAACCGGTCACCGACACCGTCCCGTACGCGGAACTGCACGCGCACACCAACTTCAGCTTCCTGGACGGCGCCGGGCACCCCGAGGAGATGGTCGAGGAAGCGGTGCGGCTCGGGCTGTCCGCGTTGGCCATCACCGACCACGACGGTTTCTACGGGGTCGTCAGATTCGCCGAGGCGGCCGCCCGCTACCGGCTGCCCACGGTGTTCGGTGCGGAGCTCAGTCTCGGTCTGACGCAGCCTCAGAACGGAATCTGCGATCCGGAGGGCAACCACCTGTTGGTGCTGGCCCGCGACCCGGACGGCTACGCCCGGCTGTCCACCGCGATCAGCGACGGGCACGCCGCGGGCGGGGAGAAGGGCCGCCCGGTGCATGATCTGGAGGCTCTCGGTGCCGCCGCGGACGGGCACTGGTTGGTGCTCACCGGGTGCCGCAAGGGCGCCGTGCCCGCCGCGCTCGCCGGCGGTGACGCGGCTGCCGCGGCCCGCGAGCTGGACCGGCTGATTGCGCTGTTCGGCAAGGAAAACATCGCCGTCGAGCTCACCGACCACGGGCATCCCACCGACTCCGAACGCATCGACGCGTTGGTCGAGTTGGCCGCCCGGTCCCGGGTGCCCACCGTGGTCACCGGCAACGTGCACTACGCCGCACCGAACCGGCGTCGACTGGCCACCGCATTGGCCGCGGTGCGCTCCGGGCGCAGCCTGGACGAGCTGGCGGGCTGGTTGCCCGCCGCCGGTACCGCGCACCTGCATACGGGTGCGGAGATGAGGGGGCGCTTCGCCCGATACCCCGACGCGGTCGCCCGGGCCGCGCAGTTCGGCGCGCAGTGCGCGTTCGACCTGGCGCTGATCCGCCCGCGGCTGCCGGACTTCCCGGTCCCGCCGGGCCACACCGCGATGAGTTGGCTGCGTGAGCTCACCGAGCGCGGCGCCGCGGAGCGCTACGGCCCACGCGGCGCGGAACGCCAACCCGGGGCGTACGCGCAGATCGACCACGAGCTGGCGATGATCGAGCAGCTGGACTTTCCCGGCTACTTCCTCATCGTGCACGAGATCGTCGAATTCGCCCGCGCGCAGCACATCCTCTGCCAGGGCCGCGGCTCGGCGGCCAACTCCGCGGTCTGTTACGCGCTGGGCATCACCGCGGTGGACGCCGTCTATTACGACCTGCTGTTCGAACGTTTCCTGTCTCCGGAGCGCGGCGAGCCACCGGACATCGACATTGACATCGAGTCCGAGCGTCGCGAAGAAGTGATCCAGCACGTTTACACCCGCTACGGCCGCCGGCATGCCGCCCAGGTGGCCAACGTGATCTCCTACCGGCCGCGTTCGGCGGTGCGGGACATGGCCAAGGCGCTGGGCTACTCCCTGGGCGCGCAGGACGCCTTCGCCCGCGAGGCACATAGGTACGACGCCACCCCGACCAACCACGACGACATTCCCGACGAGGTGCTGGAGCTGGCCACGCAGGTGGCCCGGTTCCCGCGGCATCTGGGCATCCACTCCGGCGGCATGGTGATCTGCGACCGGCCGGTGGTCGAGGTGGTGCCGGTCGAGCACGCGCGCATGGAGAACCGCACGGTCATCCAGTGGGACAAGGACGACTGCGCCTCCCCGTTGGTGAACCTGGTCAAGTTCGACCTGCTCGGGCTGGGCATGCTCGCCGCGTTGCACGGCTGCTTCGACATGGTCAAGGACTTCCACGGCACCGAGTGGACGTTGGCGACGCTGCCCAAGGAGGAGCCCGAGGTCTACGACATGTTGTGCCGGGCCGATTCGGTCGGGGTGTTCCAGGTGGAGTCCCGCGCGCAGATGGCCACCTTGCCCCGGCTCAAACCGCGCTGCTTCTACGACCTGGTGCTGGAGATCGCGCTGATCCGTCCCGGCCCCATCCAGGGCGGCTCGGTGCACCCGTTCATCCGTCGGCGTGCGGGCAAGGAGCCGATCACCTATCCGCACCCGTCGTTGGAGAACTGCCTGCGCCGCACCCTCGGCGTGCCGATGTTCCAGGAACAGCTCATGCAGATGGTCGTCGACGCGGCCGGCTGCACGCCCACCCAGGCAGACCGGGTGCGCCGCGCGGTCGGCTCCAAACGCTCCGCCGAACAGATCGCCGCGTTGCGCGCCGAGCTGTACGAGGGGATGGCCCGCACCCACGGCATTACCGGGGCCACCGCGGACGAGATCTTCAACCTGATCGCCGCGTTTGCCAACTTCGGTTTCGCGGAGAGCCACTCGATCAGCTTCGCGTTGCTGGTTTACGCCAGCTCCTGGCTCAAACTGCGTTACCCGGCGGCGTTCTGCGCCGCGCTGCTCAACGCCCAACCGATGGGCTTCTACTCCCCGCAGTCGCTGGTCGCCGATGCCCGCCGGCACGGCGTCGAGGTGCGCCGCCCGGAGGTCAACGTCTCCGCGGCGTCGGCCGGACTGGAACCGCACGGTCCCGACGACGCCGAGCCGGGCACCGTGCTTGGCCGGGCCGCGGTGCGGCTGGGCATCGATTCGGTGCGCGGCATCGGCAGCGAGTTGGCCGAACGCATCGCCGCCGGTCGCCCGTATGCCGACCTGGCCGACTTCGCGTTGCGCACCGGCGCGGGGGCGGCGCACATCGAGGCGTTGGCCACCGCCGGCGCCTTCGACGGTCTGGGTGTGGCCCGGCGGGAGGCACTGTGGGCGGCCGGTGCGGTGGCCGAGAACCGGCCGGACCGGTTGGCGGGCACCGTGCTCGGCGGGCGGGCGCCCCAGTTGCCCGCCATGACCGTCGTCGAGCAGACCATGGCCGACCTGTGGGCCACCGGCATCACCCCGGACGGGCATCCGATGGAACACGTGCGGGGACAGCTGCCTGACGGGGTGCTGTCGGTGGCCGGGCTGGGGGAGCGGCGGAATCGGGACCGGGTGAGCGTGGCCGGGGTGGTCACGCACCGTCAGCAGCCGCAGACGGCGTCCGGGACCATCTTCCTCAACCTCGAGGACGAGACCGGCATGCTCAACGTGATCTGCTCACCCGGTGCCTGGGCCCGGCATCGCCGGATCGCCCGGGACAGTGCGGCGCTGATCGTCCGTGGCCGGCTGGAACGCACTGATGAGGTGATCAGCCTGGTTGCCGAGGCGTTCACGCCCCTGCAGGTGGCCACCGGCGGTCGATCGCGCGACTTCCGCTGA
- a CDS encoding DNA polymerase Y family protein, translating to MAPSSTVRSAPPSDAAEERPAGRTIAVWSPDWPVLAAAAAAGLPPGDPAAVFHTGVVLSCTAAARAVGVRRGLRRREAQYRCPTLATLERDPAEEARAFEPVVVAVEVLAPGVQIVRPGLCTVSARGPARYFGGDAPAAARLAEEASAAGPGDRCRAGVAEGAFAAELAARSGTVVPPGVTPQFLAPHPLDVLERPELADLLRRLGLRTLGEFGALPAADVIARFGADGALAHRLARGLDPRPPSARRPPPDLVVTSALDPPAESVERASFAARPLADALHERLAALGLGCTRLRIEAETEHGERHERVWRHEGVLSPAAVADRVRWQLDGWLTTGRPRSGISVLRLVPDEVIPHAGDQLGLWSAGGDAEGAERAGRALSRVQGMLGQPAVLTAVLGGGRGPADRVRYVPWGDPREDGKGDGPWPGRVPAPSPALVPPTPVQARVLDDGGHPVTVTTRYAVSAPPVRLLIGRDPPRPVLSWAGPWPAEERWWDARTARVRVRFQVATADGTGWLLVFEDGAWSVEAVYD from the coding sequence ATGGCCCCCTCCTCGACGGTTCGCTCGGCCCCCCCGAGCGACGCCGCCGAGGAGCGCCCGGCCGGGCGCACGATCGCGGTTTGGTCACCGGACTGGCCGGTGCTGGCCGCGGCCGCCGCGGCGGGCCTGCCCCCCGGCGACCCGGCCGCGGTGTTTCACACCGGCGTGGTGCTGTCCTGCACCGCTGCCGCCCGGGCCGTCGGGGTGCGCCGCGGGCTGCGACGTCGCGAGGCGCAGTACCGCTGCCCGACGTTGGCCACCCTGGAGCGCGACCCGGCCGAGGAGGCGCGCGCGTTCGAACCCGTGGTGGTCGCCGTCGAGGTGCTGGCTCCCGGTGTGCAGATCGTCCGGCCCGGCCTGTGCACGGTCTCCGCCCGCGGTCCGGCGCGCTACTTCGGCGGGGACGCGCCGGCCGCGGCGAGGCTGGCCGAGGAGGCCTCCGCGGCCGGCCCCGGAGACCGCTGCCGGGCCGGGGTCGCCGAGGGCGCCTTCGCCGCCGAATTGGCTGCCCGGTCGGGCACCGTGGTGCCGCCCGGCGTCACCCCACAGTTCCTCGCGCCGCATCCCCTCGACGTCCTGGAGCGCCCGGAACTGGCCGACCTGCTGCGCCGGTTGGGGCTGCGCACGCTGGGGGAGTTCGGGGCGTTGCCCGCCGCCGATGTCATCGCCCGGTTCGGCGCCGACGGGGCGCTGGCCCACCGGCTGGCCCGCGGTTTGGATCCACGTCCGCCCTCGGCCCGTCGCCCACCGCCGGACCTGGTGGTGACCTCCGCCCTCGATCCGCCCGCGGAGTCGGTGGAGCGCGCCTCGTTCGCCGCCCGCCCACTGGCCGACGCGCTGCACGAACGGCTGGCCGCGCTCGGCCTGGGCTGCACCCGGCTGCGCATCGAGGCGGAGACCGAGCACGGCGAACGGCACGAACGCGTGTGGCGGCACGAGGGCGTGCTCAGCCCGGCCGCGGTCGCCGACCGGGTGCGCTGGCAGCTCGACGGGTGGCTGACCACCGGCCGCCCGCGGTCGGGGATCAGCGTGCTGCGGCTGGTCCCGGACGAGGTGATTCCGCATGCCGGCGACCAACTCGGCCTGTGGTCCGCCGGTGGCGACGCCGAGGGAGCCGAACGGGCCGGGCGTGCGCTGTCCCGGGTGCAGGGCATGCTCGGCCAACCCGCCGTGCTCACCGCGGTGCTCGGCGGCGGCCGCGGCCCGGCCGACCGGGTCCGCTACGTGCCCTGGGGCGACCCGCGGGAGGACGGGAAGGGTGACGGGCCCTGGCCCGGCCGGGTGCCCGCGCCCAGCCCCGCGTTGGTGCCGCCCACCCCGGTGCAGGCCCGGGTGCTCGACGACGGCGGCCACCCGGTCACCGTCACCACCCGCTACGCGGTCTCCGCGCCGCCCGTCCGGTTGCTCATCGGCCGCGACCCGCCCCGCCCAGTGCTGTCCTGGGCCGGGCCGTGGCCGGCCGAGGAACGCTGGTGGGACGCGCGCACCGCGCGGGTCCGGGTCCGCTTTCAGGTGGCCACCGCCGACGGCACCGGTTGGCTGCTGGTGTTCGAGGACGGCGCCTGGTCGGTGGAGGCCGTCTACGACTAG